Part of the Tolypothrix sp. PCC 7910 genome, AGAATATATATGTCAAAGTACAACAAATTTAAACCATTGCCAAAAAACCAATGGTTAATTAATAGTCAGGAAAAAGAAAATGCCTAAATTAGAAAGACCCAAACCCCCCGTATTTGAGCGAGTAGAAGATGAACGTTTACACCGCAAACAACGCCTAGCAGCAGCCTTTCGGTTGTTTGCGCGGTTAGGATTTAATGAAGGTTCAGATGGTCATATTACAGCTCGCGATCCAGAGTTTACCGATCATTTTTGGGTAAATCCCTTGGGAGTAGAGTTCCGTGATATTCGAGTTTCTAATTTAATATTAGTTAACCAAAATGGGGATGTTGTCAAAGGTGATCAGCCTGTCAATTGTGAAGCTGTCGCCATCCATTCTCATATTCATAGTGCTAGACCTGATGCGATCGCAACTGTATATGCTCATTCAATTTATGGTAAAGCTTGGTCTAGCCTGGGTCGTCTGCTTGACCCTCTGAATGAAAATGCTTGTGCTTTCTACGAAGACCACAGTGTATTTCATGACTGCACAGAAGTCTTATTTAATGCTGCCGAATATCAACGCATTGTGGAAACTTTGGGAACTAATAAAGCGATAATTTTACGTAATCACGGTATGCTTACCGTCGGTCACTCAGTAGATGAAGCTGCTTGGTGGTTTATTAACCTCGAAAATTCCAGTCAAGCACAACTTTTAGCTGAGGCTGCGGGAAGACCCCATATTATTGAACATGATACGGCGCGGTTAACCAAAACCCACGTTGGCACACACTTAAATGGCTGGTTCAGTTTTCAAGCACTTTATAAAAGAATTGTGCGTGAACAACCAGATTTGCTTGAGTAATATTATTAGCCAAGATTGATATTAATAAAATTCGGCAACAGATTTAAATACTCAAACCCAAATTTACTAAACTAGGTAATTTTCAATTACGAATTACGAACTACAAATATGGATTTACAACTAAATAACAAAGTAGCTTTAGTGACGGCTGCTAGCAAAGGTTTAGGTAAAGCCACAGCTAGACAATTTGCCCGCGAAGGTGCAAAAGTTGTGATTTGTTCCCGTAGTGAATTAGTTGAGAAAACTGCTGCAAACATAGAAAGCGAAACCGGAAACGAAGTATTAGCTATCCGTGCAGATGTTAGCCAACAAGCAGATATTGAACGGGTAATTAATGCCACAGTAGAGAAATTTGGCGGGTTGGATATCCTAGTTACCAATGCTGGGGGCCCACCTGCGGGGACATTTGACGATATGGATATCCCCAAATGGGAAGCTGCGATTAATTTGAATTTGCTAAGTGCAGTGCATTTAGTAAAATACGCCTTACCTTATCTCCGTCAATCTAGCGCTGGGGCGATTCTCACTATTACTTCCACTTCCACAAAACACCCAGTGCAAAATTTGGTTTTGTCTAATTCCATTCGTCTAGCGGTAATCGGCTTAACCAAGACACTCAGTCAAGAACTAGGAAGCGATCGCATTCGGGTTAACAGCATTTTACCAGGCTGGACATATACAGAACGTGTAGAAGAATTAGTCAACGCCCGGATTGCCAAAAGTGGTCAGACAAAAGAAGCGGAAATTACCGCTATTACCAACAATATCCCCTTAGGTCGGCTGGGCACACCAGAAGAATTTGCCAATGTCGCCGTATTTCTCTGTTCACCAGCAGCTTCGTTTGTAAATGGCGTGATGCTGCAAGTTGATGGTGGAAGCAACCCAGGAACATTTTGAATAATGTAGGATGCGTTATAACGCATCCTACGTTTTATGCTGCTGGTTTGGGAAAGACTTCTCCAGCTAAGTAAGCATCAAAATGTTCTTGAAAGTAAAGCCAAGAAGTCATATCTTCCACATCCAGCGCTGATTGTGGTGCTTCCTTATATAAAGGAACGCGATTGTTAATTTCATCTTGAAATAATTGCGGTAACTCAGAGAAACCGTTGACTTTACCACCAATAGCACTATATATCAGCTGACCAGGGCGATCGCTCATTTTCATCCAAGGTAGCCATTGACCAATCCTATCCCAACTGAGTTTTACTTCTGAGACAGAATTTAGTGCTGAGTTGGATAAATCTTGAGTTGGTACAGTGAGTTTAAATAATTCCGCCGCTTGGTAAATTTCTTGGGGACTGTACTCTGCAAATTTCGGGTTTCCTGCTAAAGGATTGGGGTAAGTCGGAAAGATATCAAACACAAAAGTTGTGCTTTCACCTTCCACTTGCGCGGGAAATTTACCTTTAAATGTACCCTGTACAGGATTATTCGCCACGTGCATCACCGGCACAGTTTCCCCCGTCCAAGGATTCTCCCATTTATTTAATTTTTCTTCTGTCTCTGGGTCAAGGTAGTAGTTCAGTTCTCGAGAAGTAAAATCCCAAACTCCTGGTTCTATCTCAATACATCTACTAACACTCATCCCTAATATCTTAAATAAGAGTTTGCGCTTCTCACCGGGGATAAAAGCGTAAATTTTACCTTTCCATACTAAGAAAGTAGATTCGCTAGCATTGAGGGAAGAACGAGTTTTTACCCAGTCTTTGGCATCTAATTCTCGAGTTTGAGCAAGCATTTACAATATCCTATGGGGCATGGGGCATGGGGCATTGGGCATGGGGCATTGGGTGAAAGCACCAGTCCTTACCCAGAATTTTGGGGTTAGCAGATAAGTGTTAAAACAGCGATAAATTAATCTAACATAAACAATTTTTCTCGGGTGTCCTCCCTCCGGTTTACTCACCAACACCCAACACCCAATACCAAACACCTAAAACAAATCAATTAGTGTAGACTTAACGCGAAACCCATAGCCCGACTAGGAATGAATTCCTAGCCTCATAGCAAAAGTCATCTCAAGATGACTAAAAATTTTCACAAATCCCTAGTCTACTTCAGTAGGCTTGAACTTTGTCCCTTAGAATTCATGATGCTGTTGGTGAATCAGGTGGGGGTTTGACCTATCAATTGAATATTTTCCATATTTTCAGTGCGTTTGAACGCACGTTCACTATTAGCCCGCAATTAATTGCAGGGCGGGAGAACAACGCAAAGCAAAGATTTTGTTCATGAGGGTTATACCCCTCAATTAATTGATCAAAAGCATCATTCATTCCAAGGTGAGGATGAAAGCCAGCAAATAAGCCATCTGCGGGTTAAGTTGACATCAATGGGTACTGCCGTGCCCTTTAAAATATTATTGATGTGTCGCAAACATTATTTGATTTGGTATAGGTAAATCCAAAATTACGTCTTTATCCCAAACCGAATAACTTAGCAATTAGCGGTAATAATTTATTCCCCGCTTCCACCAGAGAAGCGACAGCAGGTAAGCCTGTAAATATTCCCTTCAACATGGTGATTGCAGTCTTTGCAGTCTTTTTGCTGATATTCTCTTGGGGAGTTTTCGCGGCTTCTGCTAAACTTTGCACCTGTTCTAACGCCTCAGCTTTATCGTCATCTGATAACTCTGTTGATTGAGAAATTGATTCTTGTAATTGCGTCAACAATTCTTTGATTCCCGGTTTATCTGCTTCCGGGGAATCGGGTAACTGATTGAGGGCAATATTTACATTACCGCTAATCGTTCCCAGGTTGGCGACGGAACCACCGCCAGCAATTCCGCTAACATTTGTACTTCCTTGAATATTGATACCGCTAATATCAGACACTTTGTTATCTCCTTGTATATAGTATTTCGACTGCTGAAGCGCAGTTGTGAGCATATTTTCTAAGCTCAGAATGCGACTATCTTTTTCTATAAGTAATAATTGCTGACTTTGGGATAAAGCCTTGAGTTGATTATAGTCATCAAAATATTCAGCACTCAGTTGGGATTTATCACTCCCTGATGCGGTTTTGGCTCTGAGTAAGAATTTATCATCGCCGCGTTTCTCCATTGCCACAATTTCTAACTCGGCTTCTGGGTGATTTTCTGCCAGGTTTTTGAATGCAATAGCAATGGCGCGGGGGTCAACGCTTTGATTGTGGTAAAGGTCGAGGGTGTCAAAAATTGGCTTGATAAAGTCGCCAAAGTCGCTGTCTGGGAATACTTCTTGGTGATTATCTGGTTTGCGGAGGGGGTCGGGGTTTTCTTTTGTGGGTAAGCGCATGAAGACATACTCACACCTCACGCCATGCAATTTAGTTTCGCTGGTAATTCCCCAATCTTCAATGAATGCACCTGTGAGAGTTGCACCTGTGAAATCGGTTGCGTCTAGTTGGGTTTGTTTGAGTTTGGCTCTGGATAAATCCGCATCTTGTAAGTTAGCTTCACTGAGGTCAGCGCTGATGAAGCTAGCATCTGCTAAGTTAGCTGATTGTAAGTTTATACCTCGCAGGATTTGGCGGTCAAAGTTTTTATCCTGTCCCTGTCCTGTAACTAGTAATTCTCGGACTTGTGAGTTTTGCAGGTATGTTGAGCCAGGGCGAACGCGGTCAAGCATTTTGGCTTGATGCCAACGGGTATTAGTCAGGATAGTATTGCGGAAATCTGTACTTTTGAGCGTGGCTTTGGTGAAATCAGCCTGAGTTAAAGTAGCGCCATGAAAACTTGTACCTCCTGTGGCTGCAAAGGCGATAGCGGTATTACGAATTAAGGCATATTTTTCATCTCCTTTCATTGCTCGCCAAGCGATGTAAATGCTAAGTACAGCTCCGGCGACGGCTCCGGCGACGGCGAAGGCTCCGGCTAAGGCGACGGCTCCGGCGACGGCGAAGGCGACGGCTCCTACAGCAGCTGATATTCCTTGGCGAATTATGATGAAGAAAAAGGCAATCAATACAATTAAAGCAACCCAGCCCGATATCCGGTTGTCTGTAGAGTCGCTCAATATGTACGCTACCAATGCACCGTTGATAGCCCATAAAAATCCAGACACCCCTGACAATAACCAGGAAATCAGAACTAGAAAAATTGCCCAACGGCGTTGCAGTCCCGCTTGGGCATGGCTGAAGTTTGCGCCTGTTAAATTAGCATTGGTGAAATTAGCCCCTCGGATGTCAGCATAGCTAAAGTTAGCACCCGCAAGGTCTTTTGCTTTAAAGTTGCGTCCTCGGAGATTTTGCCCGGAAAAGTCTAACCCCATGTTCCACTGCGCGAAGATGAGCAAATTTTACTACAGGCTTAAGCCTGTATATTCAGCAATGGTGAGTTATTCTTGATGATTCAGGCTCAAAGCCGCAATTTAGAGGATAAAAGGTGCAATGTTGAGGATAAAAGGTGCAAGTTCGAGGATAATAGGCTCATCATTGAGGTTCAGAGGCTCATCGCTGAGGTTCAGAGGCTCATCGTTGAGGATAAAAGGCTCACCGTTGAGGATAAAAGGCTCACCGTTGAGGTTCAGAGGCTCATCATTGAGGCTCAAAAGCTCATCATTGAGGTTCAGAGGTTCATCGTTGAGGATAAAAGGCTTATCGTTAAAGATAAAAGGCTTACCTTTAAAGTTAGCTGATCAAATAAAATCCCCGCTTGGCTGCTAATCCGCCTTGGAATGAATTCCAAGTCTAATAAATCAAGTCTACTGAAGTAGACTCAACCGCATAATTCAGTCCACTTGAGTGGACTTACCCTATTAGCCCAGAACTTCAGTTCTGGGCAGGATGACGGTTAGGGCGATACTTTGACTGTGGCAAAAATACTTACTATTTTGCCAATCGCCCACCGCAGTGATGTATATCAGTAAATAAGTGGTTTGTGGCAATGTGGATATATAGCGGTTTCCGTTTGGATGCAAGACATAATAGGGCATGGCAGTGCCATGCCCCTACGTATGGTTTGTATTTTATGCAATAGAGAACGCTATCGGCACAGCATAAACATTCGCTTACAGGAAAGATTAATGGAACGCTCGAAAATTATTGCCATTATTACAGGTGCGATATCGATTATTTTAGCGATCGCCTACTTAATTATCGTCCAAATCCTCGACTACCGCGACATGAAACCCGCCCCCATTAGCCAACTCAACCAACCACCAGCAATTGTGGCTGCTAATTGGCACTAAAAATTTGCTGATTTCATCTTCCTAAAGACATAAACATTTATTGAGACGCAATCAACAGCGTCTCTTGTCATTTATGTCAATTGAAATTATTGATTATTACTATTGAGTTCTTACGAGAAGAATTCATAGATATAAATCAATAGTTATTATTGGTTAATCAAATAAAGTCCACCTATAAGAATTAATTAGAGCACGTATCGATCATTCATTTATTTGAAGTATTTCCTTTTTGTCATAGATAAAGGTAAGCTATTTCTAACAAAATTAAGCAAAAATAAAATTGAAGTATTGGTGATAGCTGGGTTAGTGGGGATCAAAGCTATTTGATTCTTAACCCCAGAGTTCTGCTGCAAGTTATAGAGGTAAGTTCATGGCTCAGTTTCTGCTGGAGACTGTGTGGCTAGTTCCGTGCTATGCGTTGATAGGTGGGCTTTTAGCGGTTCCTTGGTCTCCAGGGATTATTCGTCGCACTGGCCCAAGACCGGCTGGCTATGTCAATTTGGTAATGACATCTCTGGCGTTTTTGCATAGTGCGATCGCATTTATTGCTACTTGGAATCAACCACCTGTAGAGGTATTTATTCCTTGGCTTTCTACAGCTGGTTTAAATCTTACCATCGCTTTAGAAATCTCTTCAATTAGTGTAGGTGCATTGATTGTCATCAGTGGCTTAAATTTCTTAGCGCAAATTTTCGCCATTGGTTACATGGAAATGGATTGGGGTTGGGGACGCTTCTATTCTTTATTAGGATTGTTTGAAGCGGGATTATGCGCCCTAGCTTTGTGTAATAACTTGTTCTTTAGTTATGTAATTCTGGAAGTTCTAACTTTAGGAACTTACTTGCTAGTTGGGTTGTGGTTTAGTCAGCCGTTGGTGGTAACTGGTGCTAGAGATGCTTTCCTGACCAAACGGGTGGGTGACTTGTTCCTGCTAATAGGTGTACTGGGGTTATGGCCTTTAGCTGGAACTTGGAATTACACAGAATTAGCTGAATGGGCGACAACTGCAAATGTTGACCCCACTGTCATTACACTAGTAGGTTTAGCCTTGATTGCGGGGCCAATGGGTAAATGCGCTCAATTCCCACTGCATTTGTGGTTGGATGAGGCGATGGAAGGCCCAATTCCCAGTACCATTTTGCGGAACTCGGTGGTAGTTGCGAGTGGTGCGTGGGTATTAATTAAACTACAACCCGTGTTAACTTTGTCACCTTTTGTTTCCTCCGCTTTGGTAGCAATTGGTGCAGTTACCGCCGTTGGTGCTTCCTTAATTGCGATCGCCCAAATTGATATTAAACGCTGTCAATCTTATTCTGTCAGCGCTTACATGGGTTTGGTGTTTATTGCGGTGGGTACAAGACAAGATGAAGCAGCACTGTTGTTAGTACTAGCTAATGCGGTATCAGCTGCACTCTTGGTTATGAGTACTGGCGGAATTATCTGGAACAGCATTACCCAAAATGTTACCCAATTGGGTGGGCTATGGTCGCGTCGTCCAATATCTGCGATCGCTTTTATTGTAGGGACTTTGGGATTAATTGGCTTTCCACCCCTAGGCGGCTTTTGGGCGTTGATGGAATTAATCGATGGACTGTGGGGAACTCAACCTGTATTGGTGGGTGTAGTGATAGCTGTGAACGCTTTAACGGCTGTGAGTTTAACCAGAGAATTCGGTTTGATTTTTGCTGGTAAACCCAAACAGATGAGCGAGCGATCGCCTGAAGTACATTGGCCAATGTCCTTTCCGATGGTGATTTTACTAGGCTTTGTGTTACATCTGCCTTTAGTTTTACAAAGCTTATCATTACTTCCATCTTGGGCAACCTTAAATAAAGATGTTGCACTGTTGTTAATTTGGTCAACAATTTTTGGTGTTGGTATTAGTGGAGTAATTTATTTAGGTAATATTCCTAAACCAATTCGCCTACCTTGGCGGCCTTTGCAAAACTTATTCGCATACGATTTTTATACGCCAACAATCTATCGGATGACGATTATTTTCAGCGTCGCCCAACTTTCTAAATTTGCTGATATGCTTGACCGTTTTGTAGTCGATGGTATCGTAAATTTGGTTGGTTTGTTCTCGCTATTAACTGGCGAAGGTTTGAAATACAGTACATCTGGACAAACCCAATTTTATGCCTTCACTGTGTTGTTAGGTGTTGGCGTACTTGGTATGTGGGTAAGTTGGCCATTCTGGGGAGTACAGTTTTTAGATTTGATGTTTTAGGTATTAGGGACTGGGGACTGGGGAACTCGGGGCCCCCACGACCGCAGGGAGTGGGGATTAGGGGTAATGGGGACTGGGAAGAGAAATTTTAGCGTAATCACTCTGCTTTTGAAGAGAGTTTCAGCCTTGAAGATGATGTTGTGTTGGGGGGAAGGGCAATGAAAAAACAATATAACCAAACTAATTTTTCTCGCAGAAATTTACTTAAACTGGGTGCAGGTGCAGTTAGTACCGGAGTATTAGCAGCCGGATTAGGTTACAATTTTGCTGCACCAGAAAAAGTCTTGGCGCAAGACACAAAAGATATTACTCCTGATGCCGCACTTAAAGAATTACTAGATGGCAATAATAGGTTTGTCAAAGGCAAAGCAATCCATCCTCACCAAAATTTGCAACGCGTTCAAGAAGTTGCCAAAACTCAAAAACCTTTTGCATCAATTTTAGGTTGTGCTGATTCAAGAGTACCTTCGGAAATAATTTTCGATCAAGGGCTAGGAGATTTATTTGACTGTCGTGTTGCTGGTAATATTGTTACAGAAGAAGAAACTGGTAGCCTAGAATTTGGTAGCTTAGTTTTAGGTGCTAAGGTAATCATGGTACTAGGTCATGAAAGATGCGGGGCTGTAGCTGCTACGATTAAAGGTGCCGCAGTACCAGGAAGAATTGGTAGTTTACTAGAAGCAATTAAACCTGCTGTAGAAACAGCCAAAGGGAAACCAGGCGATCAATTAGAAAATACTTGTAAAGCTAATATTTTATTACAAGTTGAAAAGTTGAAATCATCGCCAGTTCTTGCTGGTTTAATCAAGGAAAATAAACTGAATATAGTTGGTGGTTACTACGACTTGGATACTGGCAAAGTCAGTTTAGTTAGTTAGTTATTGGTCAATGGTCATTTGTATCTGTGTAAAATTTTAACTCTTGACGATTGACATATTGCAAAATTTCTCCTGTTTACTCAATTACCCAGATTGCCATGTTAAGTGTTCTGATTTGGCTCCCGATTCTTGCAGCAGCTATCATCGCAGTTATACCTAAAAATCTGCCCACCAACACTGTGCGGTTAAGTGCATTATACTTTGCTGCTATAGTTCTACTCTGGAATATTTTTATCCTTTTCAAATTTGATATCAGCAATCCAGGAATGCAATTTCAAGAGAATGTTCCTTGGAATGAAACTCTCGGTTTGAGCTATCAATTAGGTGTAGATGGGCTATCTATATTGATGCTAGTTTTAAATAGCCTACTTACCTGGATTGCTATTTACAGCAGCAGTAAAGAGACTCAAAGACCAAGGCTTTTTTACT contains:
- a CDS encoding class II aldolase/adducin family protein; protein product: MPKLERPKPPVFERVEDERLHRKQRLAAAFRLFARLGFNEGSDGHITARDPEFTDHFWVNPLGVEFRDIRVSNLILVNQNGDVVKGDQPVNCEAVAIHSHIHSARPDAIATVYAHSIYGKAWSSLGRLLDPLNENACAFYEDHSVFHDCTEVLFNAAEYQRIVETLGTNKAIILRNHGMLTVGHSVDEAAWWFINLENSSQAQLLAEAAGRPHIIEHDTARLTKTHVGTHLNGWFSFQALYKRIVREQPDLLE
- a CDS encoding SDR family oxidoreductase — protein: MDLQLNNKVALVTAASKGLGKATARQFAREGAKVVICSRSELVEKTAANIESETGNEVLAIRADVSQQADIERVINATVEKFGGLDILVTNAGGPPAGTFDDMDIPKWEAAINLNLLSAVHLVKYALPYLRQSSAGAILTITSTSTKHPVQNLVLSNSIRLAVIGLTKTLSQELGSDRIRVNSILPGWTYTERVEELVNARIAKSGQTKEAEITAITNNIPLGRLGTPEEFANVAVFLCSPAASFVNGVMLQVDGGSNPGTF
- a CDS encoding DUF1838 domain-containing protein, which gives rise to MLAQTRELDAKDWVKTRSSLNASESTFLVWKGKIYAFIPGEKRKLLFKILGMSVSRCIEIEPGVWDFTSRELNYYLDPETEEKLNKWENPWTGETVPVMHVANNPVQGTFKGKFPAQVEGESTTFVFDIFPTYPNPLAGNPKFAEYSPQEIYQAAELFKLTVPTQDLSNSALNSVSEVKLSWDRIGQWLPWMKMSDRPGQLIYSAIGGKVNGFSELPQLFQDEINNRVPLYKEAPQSALDVEDMTSWLYFQEHFDAYLAGEVFPKPAA
- a CDS encoding pentapeptide repeat-containing protein codes for the protein MGLDFSGQNLRGRNFKAKDLAGANFSYADIRGANFTNANLTGANFSHAQAGLQRRWAIFLVLISWLLSGVSGFLWAINGALVAYILSDSTDNRISGWVALIVLIAFFFIIIRQGISAAVGAVAFAVAGAVALAGAFAVAGAVAGAVLSIYIAWRAMKGDEKYALIRNTAIAFAATGGTSFHGATLTQADFTKATLKSTDFRNTILTNTRWHQAKMLDRVRPGSTYLQNSQVRELLVTGQGQDKNFDRQILRGINLQSANLADASFISADLSEANLQDADLSRAKLKQTQLDATDFTGATLTGAFIEDWGITSETKLHGVRCEYVFMRLPTKENPDPLRKPDNHQEVFPDSDFGDFIKPIFDTLDLYHNQSVDPRAIAIAFKNLAENHPEAELEIVAMEKRGDDKFLLRAKTASGSDKSQLSAEYFDDYNQLKALSQSQQLLLIEKDSRILSLENMLTTALQQSKYYIQGDNKVSDISGINIQGSTNVSGIAGGGSVANLGTISGNVNIALNQLPDSPEADKPGIKELLTQLQESISQSTELSDDDKAEALEQVQSLAEAAKTPQENISKKTAKTAITMLKGIFTGLPAVASLVEAGNKLLPLIAKLFGLG
- a CDS encoding NAD(P)H-quinone oxidoreductase subunit F; translated protein: MAQFLLETVWLVPCYALIGGLLAVPWSPGIIRRTGPRPAGYVNLVMTSLAFLHSAIAFIATWNQPPVEVFIPWLSTAGLNLTIALEISSISVGALIVISGLNFLAQIFAIGYMEMDWGWGRFYSLLGLFEAGLCALALCNNLFFSYVILEVLTLGTYLLVGLWFSQPLVVTGARDAFLTKRVGDLFLLIGVLGLWPLAGTWNYTELAEWATTANVDPTVITLVGLALIAGPMGKCAQFPLHLWLDEAMEGPIPSTILRNSVVVASGAWVLIKLQPVLTLSPFVSSALVAIGAVTAVGASLIAIAQIDIKRCQSYSVSAYMGLVFIAVGTRQDEAALLLVLANAVSAALLVMSTGGIIWNSITQNVTQLGGLWSRRPISAIAFIVGTLGLIGFPPLGGFWALMELIDGLWGTQPVLVGVVIAVNALTAVSLTREFGLIFAGKPKQMSERSPEVHWPMSFPMVILLGFVLHLPLVLQSLSLLPSWATLNKDVALLLIWSTIFGVGISGVIYLGNIPKPIRLPWRPLQNLFAYDFYTPTIYRMTIIFSVAQLSKFADMLDRFVVDGIVNLVGLFSLLTGEGLKYSTSGQTQFYAFTVLLGVGVLGMWVSWPFWGVQFLDLMF
- a CDS encoding carbonic anhydrase, with amino-acid sequence MKKQYNQTNFSRRNLLKLGAGAVSTGVLAAGLGYNFAAPEKVLAQDTKDITPDAALKELLDGNNRFVKGKAIHPHQNLQRVQEVAKTQKPFASILGCADSRVPSEIIFDQGLGDLFDCRVAGNIVTEEETGSLEFGSLVLGAKVIMVLGHERCGAVAATIKGAAVPGRIGSLLEAIKPAVETAKGKPGDQLENTCKANILLQVEKLKSSPVLAGLIKENKLNIVGGYYDLDTGKVSLVS